A stretch of Mucilaginibacter terrae DNA encodes these proteins:
- a CDS encoding TonB-dependent receptor domain-containing protein, giving the protein MKRFFTLIALLTSFVCANAQIPGGSAGITGRISGTVIDSISKKPLDYATISLYRSGGKAVLNGTLTDDKGNFKLDNIAPGKYKVAITFIGYPTKFVDPVETTLGKPDNNMGSIIVSPGNKTLGAVTVVGQTPVIENKIDKIVYNAEKDITSAGGNATDVLRKVPLVSVDLDGKPSLRGDQNVRVLINGKPSGALSTSLADVLRTIPADQIKSIEVITSPSAKYDAEGSGGIINIITKTKDVSGLSGSVSGGIGTRQNNGNANLNYKQNRFSLTGNLGGNFAWPQTSKVDLNQVFSDRTVTQTSEAETKRGGLIGSVNASYDLNNYNSFSSNIRLNGGNFKTDGISNNVNTILQDPAYNSANINKAEFSGFDWNADYTRKFKKEGEELTIAGQWSHSKITSDFQSRFFNFNNTTDLPRFPNQLGSNNGKNDEYTAQVDYVLPVSKKIKLEAGGKTIFRRINSDYNVANQAGMVGGDMANNNPWVPNNTLSNQYDYSQDVYAGYTVLTFTLPKNFALQAGARVENTDITGTPRNTSQTGLQSFPQNYTNFVPSFVLSKTVKGTQTYKLSYNKRIQRPSLQYLNPFINKANPDVQSAGTPDLNPEISQTVELGYNTFIGSSVINVAAYYKHTSDLIEGIASTVFDTELNRNVLRTTFQNIGKNDSYGASFFGSITPWKPLTIRGSINTFTYKPTVLPNQQNNQSATGTYFNYNAFLSASATITKTWTAEFFGIFNSPRRTIQGENPAFNLFGFGVKKELIAKKFTLGLNALSPFSTYLKLDSKINSPSLQQVQRIRYPLQSFGISFTYNFGKLTYGQQKKKGVKNDDLLQGGDQGGMGGGAQGGGGGPR; this is encoded by the coding sequence ATGAAACGTTTTTTTACACTCATTGCATTACTAACCTCTTTTGTGTGTGCTAACGCACAGATACCTGGTGGCAGCGCGGGTATTACCGGCCGCATATCAGGTACTGTGATCGACTCCATCAGCAAAAAACCTTTAGATTACGCTACCATTAGTCTTTACCGCAGCGGCGGCAAGGCGGTTTTAAATGGTACCCTTACCGATGATAAAGGAAATTTTAAACTGGATAACATTGCCCCAGGCAAATACAAAGTAGCCATAACCTTTATTGGTTACCCAACCAAATTTGTTGACCCGGTTGAAACCACTTTAGGCAAACCCGATAACAATATGGGTAGCATCATCGTATCTCCGGGTAATAAAACCCTGGGTGCGGTTACCGTGGTTGGTCAAACCCCGGTTATTGAAAACAAAATAGACAAGATAGTTTACAATGCCGAAAAAGACATTACCTCGGCCGGCGGCAACGCTACCGATGTGTTGCGTAAAGTGCCATTGGTATCGGTTGACTTAGATGGCAAACCATCATTACGCGGCGACCAAAACGTACGTGTACTCATCAACGGTAAACCATCAGGTGCATTATCAACCAGCTTGGCCGATGTGCTGCGCACCATTCCTGCCGATCAGATCAAAAGCATCGAGGTGATCACTTCGCCATCGGCTAAATATGATGCCGAGGGCTCGGGTGGTATTATCAACATCATCACCAAAACCAAAGATGTATCGGGCTTAAGCGGTTCGGTTAGCGGTGGTATTGGTACCCGTCAAAACAACGGTAACGCGAACCTTAACTACAAGCAAAACCGTTTTAGCTTAACCGGTAACTTAGGTGGTAACTTTGCATGGCCACAAACTTCAAAAGTTGACCTGAACCAGGTTTTCAGTGACCGTACGGTTACCCAGACTTCGGAAGCTGAAACTAAACGCGGTGGTTTAATTGGTTCGGTTAACGCATCATACGACTTAAATAACTACAACTCTTTTAGCAGCAATATACGCCTTAACGGTGGTAACTTTAAAACCGATGGTATATCGAACAACGTAAACACCATTTTACAAGACCCTGCTTACAATAGTGCTAATATTAACAAAGCCGAATTCAGTGGTTTTGACTGGAATGCCGATTATACCCGCAAGTTTAAAAAAGAGGGTGAAGAATTAACCATTGCCGGTCAGTGGAGCCATAGCAAGATCACTTCCGATTTTCAATCGAGGTTTTTCAACTTTAACAACACTACCGATTTGCCAAGGTTCCCTAACCAGTTAGGTAGCAACAATGGTAAAAATGATGAGTATACTGCTCAGGTTGATTATGTGTTACCGGTAAGCAAAAAAATCAAACTTGAGGCCGGTGGTAAAACCATTTTCCGTCGCATCAACAGCGATTACAATGTAGCTAACCAGGCAGGTATGGTAGGTGGCGATATGGCTAACAATAACCCTTGGGTACCAAACAATACCTTGTCAAACCAGTACGACTATAGCCAGGATGTATATGCAGGTTACACTGTACTAACCTTTACCTTGCCTAAAAACTTTGCTTTACAAGCAGGTGCCCGCGTTGAAAATACCGACATTACCGGTACGCCACGTAACACTTCACAAACAGGTTTACAATCTTTCCCGCAAAACTATACCAACTTTGTGCCCAGCTTTGTATTATCAAAAACTGTAAAGGGAACTCAAACTTACAAACTGAGCTACAACAAACGCATTCAGCGCCCAAGCTTGCAGTACCTTAACCCGTTCATTAACAAGGCTAACCCCGATGTTCAGAGCGCAGGTACACCTGATTTGAACCCTGAAATTTCACAAACTGTAGAATTAGGTTACAATACATTCATCGGTTCATCGGTAATTAACGTTGCTGCCTATTATAAACACACCAGCGACCTAATTGAGGGTATAGCCAGTACCGTATTTGATACTGAGTTAAACCGTAACGTTTTACGTACCACTTTCCAAAATATTGGTAAAAATGATTCGTACGGTGCCAGTTTCTTTGGTTCAATAACTCCATGGAAACCGTTAACCATTCGTGGTAGCATCAATACTTTCACTTACAAACCAACGGTACTTCCTAATCAGCAAAACAACCAAAGCGCAACCGGAACATATTTTAACTACAATGCTTTCCTGAGTGCTTCGGCTACCATCACCAAAACCTGGACCGCAGAGTTCTTTGGTATATTTAACTCGCCACGCCGTACTATACAAGGTGAAAACCCGGCGTTTAACTTATTTGGTTTTGGTGTAAAGAAAGAATTGATAGCCAAGAAATTCACTTTAGGTTTGAACGCATTATCTCCGTTTTCAACTTACCTGAAACTTGATTCGAAAATTAACTCTCCATCGTTACAACAAGTACAAAGAATACGTTATCCGTTACAATCGTTCGGTATATCGTTCACTTACAACTTTGGTAAGTTAACCTACGGCCAGCAGAAGAAAAAAGGCGTTAAAAACGACGACTTACTTCAAGGCGGCGACCAAGGCGGCATGGGCGGCGGTGCTCAAGGCGGCGGCGGTGGTCCGAGATAA
- a CDS encoding leucine--tRNA ligase, whose translation MDYQFKDIEKKWQQFWAANQTFKASNESAKPKYYVLDMFPYPSGAGLHVGHPLGYIASDIFSRYKRLRGFNVLHPMGYDSFGLPAEQYAIQTGQHPAITTEDNIATYRRQLDQLGFSFDWSREVRTSSPDYYKWTQWIFMQLFNSWYNKADEKAESIEKLTEHFATQGSAGITAVADDEILTFTAAEWNAMGEEAQQTELLKYRLTYLRKSTVNWCAALGTVLANDEVKDGVSERGGYPVEQKKMMQWSMRITAYAERLLQGLDNIDWPDPLKEMQRNWIGKSVGASVRFEIERGAKSEEQGENAPGSPLPAPYIEVFTTRVDTIFGVTFVVLAPEHELVASLTTPEQKATVEAYIAQTKKKSELDRMADTKTVSGAFTGSYVLNPLNGERIQLWIADYVLAGYGTGAVMAVPSGDQRDYLFAKHFNLPIIPILDTQNTEKEADATKEGKYINSDFINGLEYKEATAAVVAKLEEIGAGKAKINFRMRDAIFGRQRYWGEPVPVYFKNGLPYLINESELPLILPEIDKYLPTECGEPPLARAEGWKYQNEYEYELSTMPGWAGSSWYWYRYMDAQNSTDFASKEAVEYWKGVDLYIGGSEHATGHLLYSRFWNKFLKDIGLTIEEEPFKKLINQGMIQGRSSFTYRLNPLLLGIDDSFVKPEVYVSKGIYELYKEGDFDTIEQIALFYKDLLPEGAEVGEMDFSKLHVDVNIVSNDALDIAAFRKWRPDNDKAIFVLEDGSVIYPADDAQSESKYICDVEVEKMSKSKFNVVNPDDLIERYGSDTLRMYEMFLGPLEQSKPWNTNGIEGVFKFLRKFWRLFHNDQWEFTVSDDAPTKAELKSLHKIIRKVEEDIERFSFNTSVSSFMIAVNELTDLKCNKRAVLQELVILLSSYAPHICEELWVLLGNEAGSISYAAYPTFNPAYLVEDEFAYPISVNGKTRLNINMALTLEPKEVEALVLANPDVQKYLDGKAPKKVIVVKGRIVNIVL comes from the coding sequence ATGGATTATCAGTTTAAAGACATTGAAAAAAAATGGCAGCAATTTTGGGCTGCCAACCAAACCTTTAAGGCCAGCAACGAATCGGCCAAACCCAAATACTATGTGCTCGATATGTTCCCCTACCCATCGGGGGCGGGTTTGCACGTAGGGCATCCGCTGGGTTACATCGCTTCAGATATTTTTTCGAGATATAAACGCCTGCGTGGCTTTAACGTGTTGCATCCTATGGGGTACGATTCGTTTGGCTTACCGGCCGAGCAATACGCCATACAAACCGGTCAGCACCCTGCTATTACCACCGAAGACAATATTGCCACTTACCGCCGCCAGTTAGATCAGCTTGGCTTTTCGTTTGACTGGAGCCGCGAGGTACGCACCAGCTCGCCCGATTATTACAAATGGACGCAGTGGATTTTTATGCAGTTATTTAACTCATGGTATAACAAAGCCGATGAGAAAGCCGAAAGCATTGAAAAACTGACTGAGCATTTTGCAACCCAAGGTTCGGCCGGTATAACTGCCGTTGCCGATGATGAGATACTAACTTTCACAGCTGCCGAGTGGAACGCCATGGGTGAAGAAGCCCAGCAAACCGAGCTGTTAAAATACCGCTTAACCTACCTGCGCAAAAGCACCGTTAACTGGTGTGCCGCCCTGGGTACCGTACTGGCTAACGACGAGGTAAAAGACGGCGTAAGCGAGCGCGGCGGATACCCGGTTGAGCAAAAGAAAATGATGCAGTGGAGCATGCGCATTACCGCCTATGCCGAACGCCTGCTACAAGGCCTCGATAATATTGATTGGCCCGATCCGCTTAAAGAAATGCAACGCAACTGGATAGGCAAAAGCGTGGGTGCGAGTGTGCGTTTTGAAATAGAGCGAGGTGCGAAGAGCGAAGAGCAAGGAGAAAACGCTCCCGGTTCCCCGCTCCCCGCTCCTTATATAGAGGTTTTCACCACCCGCGTTGATACCATTTTCGGTGTAACATTTGTGGTGTTGGCTCCCGAGCATGAACTGGTAGCATCTTTAACCACCCCCGAACAAAAAGCTACGGTTGAAGCCTACATTGCGCAAACTAAAAAGAAATCGGAGTTGGACCGCATGGCCGATACCAAAACCGTATCGGGCGCTTTTACCGGCAGCTATGTGCTTAACCCGTTAAACGGTGAGCGCATTCAGTTGTGGATTGCCGATTACGTATTGGCAGGCTATGGTACCGGTGCCGTAATGGCCGTACCATCTGGCGATCAGCGCGATTACCTGTTTGCCAAGCATTTCAACCTGCCTATCATCCCTATTTTAGATACGCAAAACACCGAGAAGGAAGCTGATGCCACCAAGGAAGGCAAATACATTAATTCGGACTTTATAAACGGTTTAGAATACAAAGAGGCTACAGCCGCGGTGGTTGCCAAACTGGAAGAAATTGGCGCAGGCAAAGCCAAGATAAACTTCCGTATGCGCGATGCCATTTTTGGCCGCCAGCGTTACTGGGGCGAGCCAGTACCTGTTTACTTTAAAAACGGCTTGCCATACTTAATAAACGAGAGCGAGTTACCACTTATACTGCCCGAAATTGATAAATACCTGCCAACCGAATGCGGCGAGCCACCATTGGCCCGTGCCGAAGGCTGGAAATACCAGAATGAATACGAATATGAACTAAGCACTATGCCGGGCTGGGCTGGCAGCAGCTGGTATTGGTACCGTTATATGGATGCCCAAAACTCAACCGATTTTGCCTCGAAAGAAGCGGTAGAATACTGGAAAGGCGTTGACTTGTACATCGGCGGTTCGGAGCATGCCACCGGGCACTTGCTGTACAGCCGTTTCTGGAACAAGTTCCTGAAAGATATTGGCTTGACTATTGAAGAAGAGCCGTTTAAAAAGCTCATTAACCAGGGCATGATCCAAGGCCGTTCGAGCTTTACATACCGTTTAAACCCGTTGTTATTGGGTATCGACGACAGCTTTGTTAAGCCGGAGGTATACGTATCAAAAGGCATTTATGAACTGTATAAAGAAGGCGATTTTGACACCATTGAGCAGATAGCTTTATTTTACAAAGATTTATTGCCCGAAGGTGCCGAAGTTGGCGAAATGGACTTTAGCAAACTGCATGTAGACGTAAACATTGTAAGCAACGATGCGCTGGATATTGCCGCGTTCCGCAAATGGAGACCGGACAATGATAAGGCTATCTTTGTTTTAGAGGATGGTTCGGTTATTTATCCTGCTGATGATGCTCAAAGCGAGAGCAAATACATATGTGATGTTGAAGTTGAAAAAATGTCGAAATCAAAGTTCAACGTGGTTAATCCCGATGATTTGATTGAGCGTTACGGATCGGACACGTTGCGTATGTATGAAATGTTCTTAGGTCCGCTGGAGCAAAGCAAGCCGTGGAATACCAATGGTATTGAGGGCGTGTTCAAGTTCCTGCGTAAGTTCTGGCGTTTGTTCCATAACGACCAGTGGGAGTTCACCGTATCTGATGATGCGCCAACCAAGGCCGAGTTAAAATCGCTGCACAAGATCATCCGCAAGGTGGAAGAAGATATTGAGCGTTTCTCATTCAATACCTCGGTATCGAGCTTTATGATCGCTGTAAACGAGCTTACCGATTTAAAATGCAACAAGCGCGCTGTTTTGCAAGAGTTGGTAATTTTATTATCCTCATATGCACCGCACATTTGCGAAGAACTTTGGGTGTTATTGGGTAACGAGGCCGGCAGCATTTCGTACGCCGCCTACCCTACCTTTAACCCTGCTTATTTGGTTGAAGACGAGTTTGCTTACCCAATTTCGGTTAACGGAAAAACCCGCCTCAACATTAATATGGCACTTACCCTGGAGCCTAAAGAAGTTGAAGCACTGGTACTGGCCAACCCCGATGTACAAAAATACCTCGACGGCAAAGCACCTAAAAAGGTAATTGTGGTTAAAGGCCGTATTGTAAATATTGTGCTGTAA
- the dctA gene encoding C4-dicarboxylate transporter DctA — protein sequence MKRILSNLSVQVLIAIALGVAVGLYFPVFGPVAQRISKMFISLISMLIAPIIFFTIVLGIAGMNDMKKVGRVGGKALLYFEIVTTFALIIGVTVANLIKPGSGLHMQQNADVSKVSQYQQQAAEMNLGDFFSHIIPGNFIEAFAKGDILQVLVIAVLFGFGLSRMGNTGESIIHSFEKLSKVFFNILLMVMKLAPVGAFGGIAYTVSTQGIKTLKPLAMLMGSVYVTMALFIFVVLNLICYLCKVSLWKYLKFIRQELLIVFGTSSSESALPGMMAKLENLGCDKSVVGLVIPTGYSFNLDGTTIYLSMATIFLAQVFNINLSLSQELTIIGILMLTSKGAAGVTGSGFIVLTSTLAAIKIIPVEGVALLLGVDRFMSEARAITNVIGNGVATMVIAITEKAFDRNQYEAAVATPNPPREGGL from the coding sequence ATGAAACGTATACTGAGTAACCTTTCTGTACAAGTACTAATTGCAATTGCCCTGGGTGTTGCGGTAGGTTTGTATTTTCCGGTGTTTGGGCCGGTGGCGCAGCGCATAAGCAAAATGTTTATCAGTTTAATAAGCATGCTTATTGCGCCTATCATATTTTTTACCATAGTGCTGGGCATTGCCGGCATGAATGATATGAAAAAGGTAGGCCGGGTAGGGGGCAAGGCTTTACTGTATTTTGAAATTGTTACCACGTTTGCCTTAATAATAGGTGTTACGGTAGCCAATTTGATTAAACCCGGTTCGGGCTTGCATATGCAGCAAAATGCCGATGTGAGTAAAGTTAGCCAATACCAGCAACAGGCTGCCGAAATGAACCTGGGCGATTTCTTCAGTCACATTATACCCGGTAATTTTATTGAAGCTTTTGCCAAAGGCGATATTTTGCAGGTGTTGGTAATTGCTGTACTTTTTGGTTTTGGTTTAAGCCGTATGGGCAATACGGGCGAATCTATTATTCATAGCTTCGAAAAGCTATCAAAAGTTTTTTTCAATATCCTTTTAATGGTAATGAAACTGGCCCCCGTAGGTGCCTTTGGCGGTATTGCCTACACGGTAAGTACCCAGGGCATTAAAACGCTTAAGCCCTTGGCCATGCTCATGGGATCGGTATATGTTACTATGGCGCTGTTTATTTTTGTGGTGCTTAATTTAATATGCTACCTGTGCAAGGTTAGCTTGTGGAAGTATTTAAAATTCATCCGCCAGGAATTGCTGATCGTTTTTGGTACCTCCTCATCCGAATCGGCCTTGCCGGGCATGATGGCTAAGCTCGAAAACCTGGGTTGTGATAAATCAGTAGTTGGTTTGGTAATTCCAACCGGTTACTCTTTTAACCTCGATGGCACTACCATATATTTATCTATGGCTACCATATTTTTGGCGCAGGTATTTAACATTAATCTTTCGCTCAGCCAGGAGCTCACCATTATTGGTATATTGATGCTCACCTCCAAAGGTGCAGCCGGAGTAACCGGAAGCGGTTTTATCGTATTAACTTCTACGCTGGCTGCTATCAAGATCATTCCGGTTGAGGGTGTTGCTTTATTACTGGGGGTAGACCGCTTTATGTCGGAAGCGCGCGCCATTACCAACGTAATAGGCAACGGCGTGGCCACCATGGTCATTGCCATTACCGAAAAAGCCTTCGACCGTAACCAGTACGAGGCGGCGGTTGCCACACCCAACCCTCCCCGGGAGGGCGGACTTTAA
- the sucD gene encoding succinate--CoA ligase subunit alpha: MSVLVNKDSKVIVQGFTGNEGTYHASQMIEYGTQVVGGVTPGKGGQQHLERPVFNTVKDAVEKTGADVSIIFVPPAFAADAIMEAAEGGIKVIVCITEGIPTKDMIQVKEYLTDKDARLIGPNCPGIITADEAKIGIMPGFIFKKGNVGVVSKSGTLTYEAVDQVVKAGLGITTAIGIGGDPIIGTPTKEAVELLMNDPDTHGIIMIGEIGGGMEADAARWIKEHGTKPVVGFIAGQTAPPGRRMGHAGAIVGGADDTAAAKMKIMAECGIRVVESPAEIGAAMAEELAKLA; this comes from the coding sequence ATGAGTGTTCTCGTAAATAAAGATTCCAAAGTAATTGTTCAGGGTTTTACCGGCAATGAAGGTACTTATCATGCTTCGCAAATGATTGAGTACGGAACGCAGGTAGTAGGTGGTGTAACCCCAGGTAAAGGTGGTCAGCAGCACTTAGAGCGTCCGGTATTTAACACCGTTAAAGACGCCGTTGAAAAAACAGGTGCTGATGTATCTATCATTTTCGTACCTCCTGCATTTGCAGCTGATGCCATTATGGAAGCTGCCGAGGGTGGTATTAAAGTAATTGTTTGTATTACCGAAGGTATACCAACCAAAGATATGATACAGGTAAAAGAGTACCTTACTGATAAGGATGCTCGTTTAATTGGCCCTAACTGCCCTGGTATTATTACTGCCGACGAGGCTAAAATTGGTATTATGCCTGGCTTTATCTTCAAAAAGGGTAACGTTGGTGTGGTATCAAAATCAGGAACTTTAACTTACGAGGCCGTTGACCAGGTGGTTAAGGCCGGTTTAGGTATTACTACCGCTATTGGTATTGGTGGCGACCCAATTATTGGTACCCCAACTAAAGAAGCGGTTGAATTACTGATGAACGACCCCGACACACACGGTATCATCATGATTGGTGAAATTGGTGGTGGTATGGAAGCTGATGCTGCCCGCTGGATAAAAGAACATGGTACTAAACCTGTAGTAGGTTTCATCGCTGGTCAAACTGCGCCTCCGGGCCGCCGTATGGGTCACGCTGGTGCTATTGTTGGTGGTGCTGATGATACTGCTGCTGCCAAAATGAAAATTATGGCTGAGTGCGGTATCCGTGTAGTAGAATCACCTGCCGAAATTGGTGCTGCTATGGCAGAAGAGCTGGCTAAATTAGCGTAA
- a CDS encoding ExbD/TolR family protein, with amino-acid sequence MAELNSSPEKNDGKKPLRKKMSLRVDLTAMVDLAFLLVTFFMLTTTLSKSKAMDLAMPVGDEGAPVAQSRTVTLCLGADNKVLLYRGMPESATPQVVDYSKEGLRKLLVANQDAIKTQTGKSMLVIVKPSDHSKYGDLVNALDELNITQNRQYAIADVTNQDVDMLKKQSIY; translated from the coding sequence ATGGCCGAACTGAATTCATCCCCCGAAAAAAATGATGGCAAAAAACCGCTGCGCAAAAAAATGAGCCTACGTGTTGATTTGACCGCCATGGTTGATCTGGCTTTTTTACTGGTCACGTTTTTTATGCTAACCACCACATTATCAAAAAGCAAGGCTATGGATTTAGCCATGCCGGTAGGTGATGAAGGTGCTCCCGTAGCACAAAGCCGTACAGTAACCTTATGTCTTGGTGCCGATAATAAGGTATTGCTGTATAGGGGAATGCCCGAAAGTGCCACTCCACAAGTGGTGGATTATAGTAAAGAAGGTTTGCGCAAACTGCTGGTAGCCAACCAGGATGCTATTAAAACGCAAACCGGCAAAAGCATGCTGGTCATTGTAAAACCCAGCGATCACTCTAAATACGGCGACTTGGTTAATGCTTTGGATGAGTTGAATATTACCCAAAACAGGCAATATGCCATTGCTGATGTAACCAATCAGGATGTGGATATGCTCAAAAAGCAGTCGATCTACTAA
- a CDS encoding isoprenyl transferase, producing the protein MGYKEQIDLSRLPEHVAIIMDGNGRWAKGKGKLRIFGHHNGVLSVRDVVEGAGELGVKYLTLYTFSAENWNRPSIEVTAIMELLVSTINKEIKKLMQNNVRLNAIGDLNMLPGKCHRELLGAIEKTSGNTGLVLTLALSYSSRRELAQAAKNIALKVQQGELNPEDVTEEVFAQNLYTHNLPDPELLIRTSGEFRISNYLLWQIAYAELYFTHKLWPDFRREDLYEAILDYQKRERRFGMTSEQVN; encoded by the coding sequence ATGGGGTATAAAGAGCAAATTGATTTATCGCGGCTTCCGGAGCATGTAGCCATTATTATGGATGGCAATGGCCGTTGGGCTAAAGGCAAAGGCAAGTTGCGCATATTTGGCCACCATAATGGGGTTTTATCGGTACGTGATGTGGTTGAAGGCGCCGGCGAATTGGGCGTTAAGTATTTAACCCTCTATACCTTCTCTGCCGAGAACTGGAACCGCCCCAGCATTGAAGTTACTGCCATAATGGAACTGTTGGTAAGCACCATTAATAAGGAAATTAAAAAGCTGATGCAAAATAACGTAAGGTTAAATGCCATTGGCGATTTAAATATGCTGCCCGGCAAATGTCACCGCGAATTGCTGGGGGCTATCGAAAAAACATCGGGTAATACCGGTTTGGTGCTTACACTGGCCCTGAGTTACAGCTCGCGCCGCGAATTGGCACAGGCTGCTAAAAACATTGCCTTAAAAGTGCAGCAAGGCGAATTAAACCCCGAGGATGTAACCGAAGAGGTATTTGCCCAAAACCTGTACACTCATAACCTGCCCGATCCTGAATTGTTGATCAGAACGAGCGGGGAGTTCCGCATAAGTAATTACCTGTTATGGCAAATAGCTTATGCCGAATTGTACTTTACCCATAAACTTTGGCCCGATTTTAGGCGCGAGGACCTGTACGAGGCTATTTTAGATTATCAGAAACGCGAACGCCGCTTTGGAATGACCAGCGAACAGGTTAACTAA